The following nucleotide sequence is from Synechococcus sp. KORDI-52.
GCGGCGTGAGCACCGGCACCAACGATCAGAAAGCCGCCGATCCAGATGTGATGGGTGAAGAGCCCGATCTGGGTGGGGTAATCGATCGCTTGGTACGGATACGGAGGCATCGCGTACATGTGCTGAGCAACGATGATGCTCACCGAACCGCCGATGGCCAGGTTGACCGCAAGCTGGGCATGCCAGGAGTTGGTCATGAAGTCGTAAAGACCGTCGTGACCGTTGGTGGCAGGGAACAGCAGGGGGTCGCCCTTCTGACCTTCGTGGATCTCCTTGATGGAGTGACCAATGCCCCAGTTGGTCCGGTACATGTGACCGGCAACAATGAACATCACGGCGATCGCCACATGGTGGTGGGCGATGTCAGTCATCCAGAGGCTTCCGGTCACAGGATTCAAACCACCCTTGAAGGTGAGGAAATCGCTGTAGGCAGCCCAGTTCCCGGAGAAGAAGGCACCGACACCAGCGCTGAATCCGGGATACAGCTGCGCCAAGAGGTCCTGATTGAAGAACTCGTGGGGCAGAGGAATGTCTGCGGCCGAAGCGATGGTCTTGCCATTCAGCACCAGCGGTTGGCCGGCATCGATGGCGTCCATCAACTTGGTGACAGGAGCCGACACGTGGATGACGTGACCGGCCCAGGACAGCGAACCAAGACCCAGCAGACCTGCCAGGTGGTGGTTCAGCATTGACTCAACGTTCTGGAACCACTCCAGCTTCGGCGCTGCCTTGTGGTAGTGGAAAACACCGGCGTTGAGCATGAGGCCGGCCATCACCAGGGCACCGATGGCCAGAGCCATGAGCTGGGTTTCGCTGGTGATGCCCCAGGCACGCCACATCTGGAAGAGGCCTGAGGTGATTTGGATGCCTTGGAAACCGGCACCCATGTCTCCGTTGAGGACTTCTTGACCAAAAACTGCCCAGACCTGCTGGGCGCTTGGCTTCACATGGGTGGGGTCAGCAAGCCAACCGGAATAGTTGGAGAAGCGGGCGCCATGGAAGAAGGCACCGCTAAGCCAGATGAAAATGACGGCCAGGTGGCCGAAGTGGGCGGAGAAGATCCGCCGAGAGACCTCTTGAAGGTCGCTCGTGTGAGCGTCGAAGTCGTGAGCGTTGGCGTGAAGGTTCCAAACCCAGGTGGTGGTTTTGGGACCTTTCGCGAGGGCGCGGTCGAAATGTCCGGGCTTACCGAACAGCTCGAAGGTTGCTGGATTGTCAACCTTTTCGACCTGGCTCTTCGCGTCACTCCCACGCTCAGGTGGGCTGATGGTCATCGAGTCGTTCCTCGAGGGACGGGTTTCGAGGTGGTGGGCCACCCCTCCGACGGGCCGAAGCCAATCGGGGCCCCGAACACGGATTCACAGGGAATCAGAGCTCGGGCGTCAGTACAGCAGTGGGGTCGAAACCCCTTGTCTGCACTGAAGCTGGGGCCCCAAAGAGGGGACCGCTGGCGGAAGCATAGGGGCGGAGCAGGGGGTTAAAGGGCACTGAGTTACAAAGGTTCAATCCCATGGCGAGCCAGTCAGCGACAGGCGTCTGCAGAAGGCTGCGAATCAGCGAAACAACAAAGATCTCAAGCAGTAAGCAATACAATTTCACGCATATTTCATTCTTAAATAACTAAAACTCTGCCAGTGAAGGGCGGATTGTTCAGAATGATCAGATCCCGTTCATGCCCAATGCGTCGCCCTGGCCTGAAGTCGATATGGGCTGTTCTGCTGGCAGCAGTGCTGCTTCTTGGTGCCGGATTGCCGGTTCATGCAGGCCTTGGATTCTTCCATCGCGATGGCGGTTCCGGCTCCAAACCGCTGCCGAGTTCAGCCCCCAGCGGGAAGCTCCAGGAAGTGGCTCCTCCAGGGGCCGTGCAACAGCTACGCCAGAACCTGCAGCGGCACCGTCCCTCCCTGAGGCTGATCGATCCCGGCAACGACAGCATCGTTTTTTCTGACGCCCTTGAGCTGCGTTTCGAAATTGACGACTGGCCCCTCAGCAGCGACCCCGAATTGGGCCTGGGCCCCCATGTTGTGCTCCAAATCGACAACCGCGCTCCCCTACGGCTCAGCGAAAGCAATGGAAACCGCCTGAAGGTCCGCATCGATGACCTGGAGGCCGGCAGTCACCGGTTCAGCGCCTGGGCCGCTTACCCCTGGGGAGAAGCCGTTCAAGCACCAGGAGCCTCAATCCAGGGGCGCCTGCACCTCTGGCAAAAACTGCAGGGCACACAACCCGAACGCGATGCCCCCTGGCTGGTTCCTGTCTCACCAACCGGAGAGCAGGGCTTGCAACCCCTCCTGGTGGATTGGCTGATCTGGAATGCCCCGCTGCAAAACCTGCGGGAGGGCGATGGACGCTGGCGACTCCGCATCAGCATTGATGGAGACAGCTTTTTGGTCGATCACCAGGAAGCCCTCTGGCTCAAAGAATCGAACGGCGCAGGCAGCCACGACCTTCAGATGGAACTGCTGAATGGGCTGGGCGAGCCGATCACGCCGGTGTTCAACAATCAGCTGATTCATCTGAAATCCCCATCCGGTCCCAAGCCGGGCTGGATGCGCCCACGCCTCACTGAAAGCCAGCTCGCGCGCCTGAGCGGCTCCCCTGAGCCTGAAGTTCTGGATGTGGTCGAATCCACGCCAGAGCCTCCTCAAAAGACTGATGAGAAAAAACAAGAGAAGACAAAACAGCCCCGAGAGCTTCCTCAGGCTGAGATCAAGACGGAGGACAAAGTCGAGGACGGGCCCCAGCCCACGGCACCCGAGGAAAGTGATGGGCAGGAGCCTGAGCCGCCCCTTGCAGAAGAGCCATCCACAGCAGAAGCTGCTCTGCCCACTCCTGCCGAGGAGAAGCCGGCGGAGCCTCAGCAGCCTGCCGAGCAGGACTCCAAGCTGATGCCGAGCAGCAGCCTGGGAGGATCAGCCCGTGAGTTGCTCAACAGTGATGGGCGCTTGCGCCAGCCCTGATCCGGATTCCCCGCCCTGAACCCCACATCTGCCGCTCCCGCTCTGGGCCTAGGACTGAGCCCCAGCGCCATGCCGCTGTTGGAGCGTTTGCTGCAGCGCGGCCACATCAACCGGATCAAGGCAGCTGATCAAGACATCAACACCGCCCTTGACAGGCAGTGGACGGCAGGGAGCGTTGTGTTGATTGTGGGTGCCGTGGGAGCGGTGACGCGCCTGATTGCAGATCGAATCCAAGGCAAGGAGAAGGATCCGGCCGTTCTGGTGCTTGACCCCAAAGGAGAGTTCGTCATCCCGCTGCTGGGGGGCCATGCCGCAGGCGCCGAACAACGCGCTCGGGAGATCGCGATGGATCTCGGCGGGCAGGCGGTGATCACGGGTGCCTGCGCCTATGACGGACGTCTCCCCCTGGATGCCTTTGGCGAGCGCTGGGGCTGGAAACGCAGGGGATCGGTGGCCCATTGGCGCGATCTGATGGTGCGGCAGGCTCGGGGATCCAGCATCAGCGTTCACCAGAGCAGCGGATCCACGGCATGGCAGGGCCCTGAAGGCCATCCCTGGCTGCACAACGTTGATCCCAATGGTGTGCCAGAGGCCGCTGATCTTGTGATCGGAGCCCGCCATCAAGGTGATTGCCAGTGGCATCCAGCAACGCTCTGGATCGGCATTGGCTGTGAACGCAACACCAGTGTTTCGCTGGTGGAGAAAGCCATTGCCGAAACCTTGGCCAGTGCAGGACTGGCGGAAGAGGCTGTCGCCGGAATGGCCAGTGCAGCCCGGAAATCCGATGAACCGGCCCTGCAGCATCTGAGCCAGACCCGGGCATGGCCGTTCCGAACCTTTGCGGAGCACGCTCTTGCAGCCATCGACGTGCCAAATCCCTCCGAAGTGGTGCGCAAGGAAATGGGGACCGCGTCTGTGGCTGAAGCAGCGGCCTTGCTGGCTGCGGGCGAACAAGGTCATCTGATCCAGCCCAAGCGAATCAGCCGTCCGGAAAAAGGGGAGCAGGGCGCCGTGACGGTGGCCATTGCCGAGGCGGCCCTCCCCTATGCGCCGGAGAGGGGCGAGCTGCACCTGGTGGGCAGTGGCCCCGGGGATCTGTCCCTGCTCAGCGGAGACGCCAAAGCGGCCCTCTCCCGTTGTTGCGCCTGGGTGGGCTACAGCCTCTACCTCAATCTGCTGGAGCCACTGCGGCGCCCTGATCAGGTTCGCTTCGATGGCCAGCTCACCCGGGAATGGGACCGCTGTGCCGAAGCACTGCGCCTGGCCCAACAGGGCGCCAAGGTGGCTCTGATCTCCTCCGGCGACAGCGGCATCTACGGCATGGCGGGATTGGCCCTGGAGCTGCTGCTCCAGCAACCCGAGCAGGACCGGCCCAGCTTCGCGGTGCACCCAGGCATTTCAGCCTTCCAGTTGGCCGCGGCCCGCGCCGGAGCGCCACTGATGCATGACTTCTGCTGCGTGAGCCTCAGCGATCGCCTCACGCCGTGGACCGTGATCGAAAAGAGACTGAAAGCCGCTGCAGCTGGAGATTTTGTTCTCGCCCTCTACAACCCACGGTCCAAGGGCCGGGATTGGCAGCTGGGACATGCCAAGGAAATCCTGCTGAAACACCGCCCCCCAACGACACCGGTGCTGTTGGCGCGGCAGCTGGGCCGCGCGGAGGAATCCCGTCAGCTCACGAGTCTTGAGCGCTTGGAGCCGGAATCGGTAGACATGCTCACGCTTGTTCTGATCGGGAATAGCAGCAGTCGCAGCGAAGGTGGCTGGATGGTGACACCGCGGGGATACCCCGGGGCGAGTCTTCACTAGAAACTGACTAGATCCAAATTCAAAGCACTTGAAAGCTTGAAGCTTCGATCCAAATTCGTACTATTTTCTGCTGACTGAAAACAACTTGTAGTGATGAAACGCGCCTGGATTGCCGCTGCAACCTTGCTTGTTTCGGGAGCCACGGCGCAACCGGGTTTGGCTCAGATCTCAGGCATGTCGTCCGGCCCTGTCACCGTGGCAGTGAAGGAAATCACCAACACCGCCACGGGAACCTGGTGGTGGAGTCCATCGGTCTCCAGCAAGCTCACAGGAATGCTGGCCAACGAGCTGAAAAGCACCGGCCACTTCACCGTTGTCGAACGCCAGGGGCTGAAGAAAGTGCTCGGCGAACAGGAACTGGCTGAGCTGGGCATCACCCGACAATCCACCGCCCCCAAAAAGGGAATCATGACCGGGGCGAAGTACTACATCCTCGGCAGCGTCAGCGACTACCGCGAGAACACCGAAACCAAGAGTGGCGGCGGTGGCTTCAACATCATGGGCTTTGGCCAGCGCAAGTCGTCGTCATCCAGCTCGGCCTATGTCGCTCTGGACGTGCGCGTCGTGGACACCACCACCGGTGAAATCGCCTATGCCCGCACCATCGAAGGCAAAGCGACCTCCACATCGGAATCAACGTCATCCTCTGGGGGCATGTTTGGCGTCGGCTTCAGCGACAACCAGTCCTCCAGCAAGAAAGTCCCTGCCTCCAAAGCAGTACGGGCGGCAATGATCGAGGTCAGCGAGTATCTCAACTGCGTTCTCTACCTGAAGAACAGCTGCATCGCTGAATACGACGCGAAGGAGCAGAGGCGTCGGGATGCCACCAAGGATGTGCTCGATTTCTGAACCGGGCCGTGACCATGCGTCTTCC
It contains:
- a CDS encoding CsgG/HfaB family protein; amino-acid sequence: MKRAWIAAATLLVSGATAQPGLAQISGMSSGPVTVAVKEITNTATGTWWWSPSVSSKLTGMLANELKSTGHFTVVERQGLKKVLGEQELAELGITRQSTAPKKGIMTGAKYYILGSVSDYRENTETKSGGGGFNIMGFGQRKSSSSSSAYVALDVRVVDTTTGEIAYARTIEGKATSTSESTSSSGGMFGVGFSDNQSSSKKVPASKAVRAAMIEVSEYLNCVLYLKNSCIAEYDAKEQRRRDATKDVLDF
- the cobJ gene encoding precorrin-3B C(17)-methyltransferase, producing the protein MPLLERLLQRGHINRIKAADQDINTALDRQWTAGSVVLIVGAVGAVTRLIADRIQGKEKDPAVLVLDPKGEFVIPLLGGHAAGAEQRAREIAMDLGGQAVITGACAYDGRLPLDAFGERWGWKRRGSVAHWRDLMVRQARGSSISVHQSSGSTAWQGPEGHPWLHNVDPNGVPEAADLVIGARHQGDCQWHPATLWIGIGCERNTSVSLVEKAIAETLASAGLAEEAVAGMASAARKSDEPALQHLSQTRAWPFRTFAEHALAAIDVPNPSEVVRKEMGTASVAEAAALLAAGEQGHLIQPKRISRPEKGEQGAVTVAIAEAALPYAPERGELHLVGSGPGDLSLLSGDAKAALSRCCAWVGYSLYLNLLEPLRRPDQVRFDGQLTREWDRCAEALRLAQQGAKVALISSGDSGIYGMAGLALELLLQQPEQDRPSFAVHPGISAFQLAAARAGAPLMHDFCCVSLSDRLTPWTVIEKRLKAAAAGDFVLALYNPRSKGRDWQLGHAKEILLKHRPPTTPVLLARQLGRAEESRQLTSLERLEPESVDMLTLVLIGNSSSRSEGGWMVTPRGYPGASLH
- the psaA gene encoding photosystem I core protein PsaA, with amino-acid sequence MTISPPERGSDAKSQVEKVDNPATFELFGKPGHFDRALAKGPKTTTWVWNLHANAHDFDAHTSDLQEVSRRIFSAHFGHLAVIFIWLSGAFFHGARFSNYSGWLADPTHVKPSAQQVWAVFGQEVLNGDMGAGFQGIQITSGLFQMWRAWGITSETQLMALAIGALVMAGLMLNAGVFHYHKAAPKLEWFQNVESMLNHHLAGLLGLGSLSWAGHVIHVSAPVTKLMDAIDAGQPLVLNGKTIASAADIPLPHEFFNQDLLAQLYPGFSAGVGAFFSGNWAAYSDFLTFKGGLNPVTGSLWMTDIAHHHVAIAVMFIVAGHMYRTNWGIGHSIKEIHEGQKGDPLLFPATNGHDGLYDFMTNSWHAQLAVNLAIGGSVSIIVAQHMYAMPPYPYQAIDYPTQIGLFTHHIWIGGFLIVGAGAHAAIAMVRDYDPAKHIDNVLDRVLKARDAIISHLNWVCIWLGAHSFGLYVHNDTMRALGRPQDMFSDSAISIQPIFAQWIQSVHAAAAGSTAPNALAGVSEVFNGSVVAVGGKVAAAPMPLGTADFMVHHIHAFTIHVTVLILLKGVLYARSSRLIPDKANLGFRFSCDGPGRGGTCQVSAWDHVFLGLFWMYNSLSVVIFHFSWKMQSDIWGTVNADGSVAHITNGNFANSAITINGWLRDFLWAQAVQVINSYGSNTAAYGIMFLGAHFVFAFSLMFLFSGRGYWQELIESIVWAHNKLKVAPAIQPRALSIIQGRAVGVAHYLLGGIATTWAFFHAHILVVG